In Oryza sativa Japonica Group chromosome 1, ASM3414082v1, the genomic stretch aaatagGTCGCCTGGGCCAGCATGATTGGGCATAGGCCGAGGCTAGTCGGGCCAGGCCATCCCGACCAACATGTTGGGCTAGGTCGTGCCTGCGCACGAGTTGCACTCCCGACCCAAGCACGACCCAATAAGACTCGGGTCGTGCCGGGCCGGACCGGCCAGAAAGCACGATGGCTCATCGTGCTTCTCTattaaataagtctatttttcatctCTCATCTCTTTGGTTGCGTCTTATATGgctagaataagtctatttcctccctcatctctttggaCCGTGTCTTATATGgctgaaataagtctattttgtacaCATCTTTCTTTGGGTTGTACCTCAAATGTCTAAATTAAGTCTATGATGGATCCCTCAACTATTTTTCTTTGGTCGCCGAGCCATGAGggcccaccgtgccgagggagcAGCCCAGACACgaccgggccggcacgggccaAATTGTCGTGCCTTGGGCCAGCCCGTCGGGCgtcgggccatatggccatctatacccgCTTTCTGGGAGGGTGGTAGGTGGGGACCAACGGTCATCTGCCATGTAAAGAAAAGCTTTGTAGGgacggcttttttttttctaaaaaaaaacaccctCCCGGAGAGCTTTGGGCGATTAGTTTTGTAAATCCCTCAAACGAAAAATTATTATGgtacataaataatttaaaagataaaaaaattcCACGACGCTACGAGTAGGCTGAACAGAAATTCGTCGAGAAACTGAACTTGATTTTCTGGCCCATATAGGCAAGAATAAGCAGGATCATGGGCCTCCTAAACGAGACCGCAATGTCCGATAAGAGAACGAATTCAGCCTGCACGAGAGCGTGCCATTCAATCGATGGCCCAAAAatggaataagtttactttgtgaccatcaaaagtgatcgaaatctaattcgtgtccctaaaccacaaaaccggatatctcgacttctgaactcttaaaaccggtgcaatttggcGCCTACGTGGTAGTATTGACCGGGTCTCCTTTATACGTGGCGTTTAGGTGgcatttagataaaaaaaatatatgtgggacccatttgtcatccaCACATAAAAGAAATTGTGGGGCCGACATACATGTGGAGCCCACAATcatcctctccccttcttcctcctccctctctctccattcTCTCGCCGCGGTCGGGTTCatccgggggcggcggcggcgggcgggagggcgTTGGAATCACCTCCTGCTCGTGGTTCTTCGCAAACGCCTCCGGGTCGGCGCAGAGCTCGGCGGTATCTCAGCCGTAGTAGCCGGGGAACTCACCGGAGAGCGGGCGGAGGTAGATGACGCGGTCGGGGCCGTACCACGGGTTGCCGGGGAACTCCATGACGGCATCGACTCCAACCGCGTAAGGGTTGCCCTTGAGACCGGCGGTCGCATCAGTGTCGTGACGATGACCgtgagcaggagggtgaggcgGAGATGTGGTCCTTACTGCTCGCTTCTCGACATGGGTCCTCCCTGTCATCCATTTTTTttcgtggtggtggcggcggtggagttgTGGTGCTTCTTGATATGTGCATATGCACGTATGCACGCCAATTTGTTTGCTTGTTGTTGAATTGAACAGCTTGAGATTGTGATGGCTCTATTCGACAGGGATGCAAAGTGACGAGTAGATATTGCGTGTGCCGAAGATGGGTGTGCGCAGCGGGTTGGCATTGTCCGGGACACGAGGCTATAccgcccacctccgccgccgctcccgtagACGCCGCTACCGCTTGAGCTACGCGGATTCAACCGGTGTGGCGACGAGGTGCAGCTGCGTGCCCTGAGTACGATTCCGGCGACCGTCGAGGGAGATGGGGTTGTCCTGTCGCGTGGGGGCGCTGCTAGATGCCCCGGCCAATGGTGGTGTGTGGCTTTCTGTCGTGGCCCAGCTCCCTTGCTGCTGTCGCCTGttgtcgcccgccgccgtcgccgctccagtgcctgccgccgccactcccaCGTCTCCGTCGCTCGCAGGCCGCCGCGCCACACCCGCGCCTCAGCCGCTCGCAGCGCGTGGGTCGCCATCGGCGAGGAGGCCGTGGAGCTcagcccgagcgccgccgccgtcgtcgctccagTGCCTGCCGCCACCACTCCCGCGTCTCCACCGCTCGATCGCCGCCACTCCGGCCCTCGCCACCCgtcgcgggagagagagagagggagtggcgaggagggagaagaaactggagggagggaagagagagaagggacacgtgggtcccacattttcttttatgtgtcaatgacaaatgggtaccacacatattttttagtTCTAAATGCCACCTAAACGCCACATGTAAAGGAGACCAGGTCAATAGCGCCACGTCAgtaaaaccgccctccaaaaccgtctagggagtcaaattgtaccggttttaagagtttgggggtcaagatatccaGTTTTATGGTctagggtcacggattagatttcggaACTTATTCCCCCAAAAATCGATCGGCAGTGCTGTCGACCTGAGTCCATGGCCGAAGGGCCGGATACCGTGGTTCACTTCATGTTAACCCAGTAGTAGTTTCATCTTTTAGCGAAGTTATTATAAACGCAACTTTATTCCATCACTCTGTTTAATTCCAAAACATCAATTTGCTTCTACTACAGTGACGCCTGAAGACACAATCACACAAGAAAACAGCACTATCCTTGTCGCTGCATCTTGTATTCTGACAGGCACTTGAGAAAATCTCGCACATATCGATCGTTCACCTCATCATCCCCAAACACCTTGGCGAGCTCCTTCACCTTAACCCCGAACTCGTCGCCTTCCTCTCCCACCATGACTCTCCTCAGCGCGTCCACGATGTCGTTGGCCGCGAACgagccgtcgtcctcgtcgcgaGCCACCTCGACGGCAACCTTCTTCTCGGCGAGCTGCCTGGCGTTGAGGCCCTGCTCGAACATCAGCGGCAGCAGCACCAGCCTGACGCCGTTCGCGAGGCCCTCGGCGATGGAGTTCCAGCCGGCGTGCGTCAGGAACCCGCCGACCGATGCGTGAGCCAAGAACTTGACCTGTGGTACCCAGCCTCGGCAGACGACTCCGCGGCCGTTGACGCGCTCCTTGAAGCCTCCCGGcaacccgtcgccgtcgccggcgtccggcGGCGCCCTGAATGCCCAGATGAACGGCAGCTCGGATGCCTCAAGACCGAGCGCGATTCTCTGCAGCTGTTCGGCTGTCAGCTTCACCTCGCTGCCGAACGCCGCGTAGACGACGGAGTTTGGTTCTTGCCTGTCCAGCCACCGCAATGTCTCCTCGTGGCCGGCGACGtcttgtggcggcggcggagggaacATCCCTATTGGGATCACCGGCTTCTGGTAGAGCTCGCCGAGCAGCTCCAGCCACTCCGGCTCGAACTCCTGGTTGCTCCTGACGGCGACGAGCTGGCATCCTTCGATGGACTGACTGAACCGGTAGCTCTCCGACACGCCGGATTCGTCCGGGATCAAGCTCGGTTTGAACAGCTCGCGCGCCTCGTTGCCGCGGAACGCGACGGTGGTGGGGAAGGGGACGTACTCGGGGACGGCGGTGAGGTGCGCCGGCTCCGTCTTGGCGTACGGGCCGCGGCCCTGGAGCGTCTCCGCGGGACCGAAGAAGCAGAGCGCCGCGGCGCCGAACAG encodes the following:
- the LOC4324794 gene encoding putative UDP-rhamnose:rhamnosyltransferase 1, translating into MDGDGVGGSMHVVMLPWLAFGHILPFAEFAKRVARQGHRVTLFSTPRNTRRLIDVPPSLAGRIRVVDIPLPRVEHLPEHAEATIDLPSNDLRPYLRRAYDEAFSRELSRLLQETGPSRPDWVLADYAAYWAPAAASRHGVPCAFLSLFGAAALCFFGPAETLQGRGPYAKTEPAHLTAVPEYVPFPTTVAFRGNEARELFKPSLIPDESGVSESYRFSQSIEGCQLVAVRSNQEFEPEWLELLGELYQKPVIPIGMFPPPPPQDVAGHEETLRWLDRQEPNSVVYAAFGSEVKLTAEQLQRIALGLEASELPFIWAFRAPPDAGDGDGLPGGFKERVNGRGVVCRGWVPQVKFLAHASVGGFLTHAGWNSIAEGLANGVRLVLLPLMFEQGLNARQLAEKKVAVEVARDEDDGSFAANDIVDALRRVMVGEEGDEFGVKVKELAKVFGDDEVNDRYVRDFLKCLSEYKMQRQG